A region from the Sulfurivermis fontis genome encodes:
- a CDS encoding efflux RND transporter permease subunit yields the protein MSMKLGISGNIARRFLTTEITPLLALVGFLLGVFAVLITPREEEPQINVTFANIFIAYPGASAREVESVVSMPAEQILSEIEGVKHVYSVSQPGMAVLTVQYEVGEDRTAAIVRLYNAMYSKGDWLPRNLGVSQPLIKPKGIDDVPIVALTLWSEDPQVGGYELQQVAHALETQLKRVKGTRDIYTIGGPDQVVNVRFDAARLAGYGLALDDLRNALQLSNVTQPAGALVNENQEILVQAGTFLSSPDEVADLVVGVANGAPVFLRDVAEVSRGADQPEQYVWFGTGPAAQSKGIDSQGVHPAVTLAVAKQPGTNAVDIANQVIDRFEQLRGIVVPEGVHATVTRNYGETANDKAQKLISKLIFATASVVALVLLALGWRESFIVGMAVVITLAVTLFASWAWGFTLNRVSLFALIFSIGILVDDAIVVVENIHRHMQMGDKTLLEAIPLAVDEVGGPTILATFTVIAALLPMAFVTGLMGPYMSPIPINASIGMLISLGVAFIFTPWLSQVMFKNHHVGHAMEPKEDFLYSLFKGTVGRFLRGSEGAPDRRKLTLAILGLIVLSVGLAGVKLVVLKMLPFDNKSEFQVVVDMPEGTSVEQTARVLAELGDYLATVPEVSDYQAYAGTAAPINFNGLVRQYYLREGANVGDLQVNLVAAKYRERKSHEVALAVRAPLQEIGRRHNANVKVVEVPPGPPVMAPLVAEVYGLDYEGQIRVAREVRKVFEATPDIIDVDDSIEAEQRKLIIKVDQQKAALLGVAQQSVVAALGTALSGEDASYLHGEHFKYPVPIRLELPVADKAAIASLLALRVRSQSGLLVPLSDIVTVEESTREHAIYHKDMLPVVFVTGDMAGELDSPLYGMFDILGQLADKAVENGEVLKQYLINAPESPYEYSLKWDGEWQVTYETFRDMGLAYSVGLLLIYLLVVGQFRSYLVPLIIMVPIPLTVIGVMPGHWLMDKQFTATSMIGMIALAGIIVRNSILLVDFINQQVREGMDFEEAVIRSGAVRAKPIVLTGLAAMLGAFFILDDPIFSGLAVSLIFGIFVSTLLTLVVIPVMYYAFMRKRLDSIINGPA from the coding sequence ATGAGCATGAAGCTCGGTATCTCGGGCAACATCGCCCGGCGTTTCCTCACCACCGAGATCACGCCGCTGCTGGCCCTGGTGGGCTTTCTGCTCGGCGTGTTCGCGGTGCTGATCACGCCGCGCGAGGAAGAGCCGCAGATCAACGTCACCTTCGCCAACATCTTCATCGCCTATCCCGGCGCCTCCGCGCGCGAGGTGGAGAGCGTGGTGAGCATGCCGGCGGAACAGATCCTCTCCGAGATCGAGGGCGTCAAGCACGTCTACTCGGTGTCGCAGCCGGGCATGGCGGTGCTCACCGTGCAATACGAGGTGGGTGAGGATCGTACCGCGGCCATCGTGCGTCTGTATAACGCCATGTACTCCAAGGGCGACTGGTTGCCGCGCAATCTCGGTGTCAGTCAGCCGCTGATCAAGCCCAAGGGCATCGACGATGTGCCCATCGTCGCCCTGACCCTGTGGAGCGAAGACCCGCAGGTGGGTGGCTACGAGCTGCAGCAGGTGGCGCATGCGTTGGAAACCCAGCTGAAGCGGGTCAAGGGCACGCGCGACATCTATACCATCGGTGGTCCGGATCAGGTGGTGAATGTCCGTTTCGACGCTGCGCGGCTGGCGGGCTATGGCCTGGCGCTGGATGACCTGCGCAATGCCCTGCAACTGTCCAATGTGACCCAGCCCGCCGGAGCCCTGGTGAACGAGAATCAGGAGATTCTGGTGCAGGCCGGCACTTTCCTGTCCAGCCCCGACGAGGTGGCCGATCTGGTGGTGGGCGTGGCCAATGGTGCGCCGGTGTTCCTGCGCGATGTGGCCGAGGTGAGCCGCGGCGCCGATCAGCCGGAGCAGTATGTCTGGTTCGGCACCGGGCCGGCGGCGCAATCCAAGGGCATCGACAGCCAGGGCGTGCATCCGGCCGTGACCTTGGCGGTGGCCAAGCAGCCCGGTACCAACGCGGTGGACATCGCCAATCAGGTGATCGATCGCTTCGAGCAGCTCAGGGGCATCGTCGTGCCGGAGGGCGTGCACGCCACGGTGACGCGCAACTATGGCGAAACCGCCAACGACAAGGCGCAGAAGCTGATCTCCAAGCTGATCTTCGCCACCGCCTCGGTGGTGGCGCTGGTACTGCTGGCGCTGGGCTGGCGCGAATCCTTCATCGTCGGCATGGCGGTAGTGATCACCCTGGCGGTGACCCTGTTCGCCTCCTGGGCCTGGGGCTTTACCCTGAACCGTGTGTCGCTGTTTGCGCTGATCTTCTCCATCGGCATCCTGGTGGATGACGCCATCGTGGTGGTGGAGAACATCCACCGCCACATGCAGATGGGCGACAAGACCCTGCTGGAGGCGATCCCGCTGGCGGTGGACGAGGTGGGCGGTCCGACCATCCTGGCCACCTTCACCGTCATCGCCGCGCTGCTGCCCATGGCCTTCGTTACCGGCCTGATGGGGCCGTACATGAGCCCGATCCCCATCAACGCCTCCATCGGTATGCTGATTTCCCTGGGCGTGGCCTTTATCTTCACGCCCTGGCTGTCGCAGGTGATGTTCAAGAACCATCACGTCGGACATGCGATGGAGCCTAAGGAGGATTTTCTCTACAGCCTGTTCAAGGGTACCGTCGGCCGCTTTCTGCGTGGCAGCGAGGGCGCCCCGGACCGGCGCAAGCTGACCCTGGCAATCCTTGGCCTGATCGTCCTTTCGGTCGGGCTGGCCGGCGTCAAGCTGGTGGTGCTGAAGATGCTGCCCTTCGACAACAAGTCTGAGTTCCAGGTGGTGGTGGACATGCCGGAGGGCACCAGCGTCGAGCAGACCGCGCGTGTGCTGGCCGAGCTGGGCGATTATCTCGCCACCGTGCCGGAGGTGAGCGATTACCAGGCCTACGCCGGTACCGCCGCACCGATCAACTTCAATGGTCTGGTGCGGCAGTACTATCTGCGCGAGGGGGCCAACGTTGGCGATCTCCAGGTCAATCTGGTGGCGGCCAAGTATCGCGAGCGCAAGAGCCACGAGGTGGCGCTGGCGGTGCGCGCGCCGCTGCAGGAGATCGGCCGCCGTCATAACGCCAACGTGAAGGTGGTGGAGGTGCCGCCCGGCCCGCCGGTGATGGCGCCGCTGGTGGCGGAGGTCTATGGCCTGGATTACGAAGGCCAGATCCGCGTCGCCCGGGAGGTACGCAAGGTGTTCGAGGCCACCCCTGACATCATCGACGTGGACGACAGCATCGAGGCGGAGCAGCGCAAGCTGATCATCAAGGTCGATCAGCAAAAGGCGGCTCTGCTCGGCGTGGCGCAACAGAGCGTGGTGGCGGCGCTGGGTACGGCGCTGTCCGGAGAGGATGCCTCCTACCTGCACGGCGAGCACTTCAAGTATCCGGTGCCGATCCGCCTGGAACTGCCGGTGGCCGACAAGGCCGCGATTGCGTCGCTGCTGGCGCTGCGCGTGCGCAGCCAGAGCGGTCTGCTGGTACCTCTGTCCGACATCGTCACCGTGGAGGAGAGCACGCGCGAGCATGCCATCTACCACAAGGACATGCTGCCGGTGGTGTTCGTCACCGGCGACATGGCCGGCGAACTGGACAGTCCGCTGTACGGCATGTTCGACATCCTCGGCCAACTGGCCGACAAGGCGGTGGAAAACGGCGAGGTGCTCAAGCAGTATCTGATCAATGCGCCGGAGAGCCCCTACGAGTACAGCCTGAAGTGGGATGGCGAGTGGCAGGTCACCTATGAAACCTTCCGCGACATGGGCCTGGCCTACTCGGTGGGGCTGCTGCTCATCTACCTGCTGGTGGTGGGGCAGTTCCGCTCCTACCTGGTGCCGCTGATCATCATGGTGCCGATTCCCCTCACCGTCATCGGCGTGATGCCGGGCCATTGGCTGATGGACAAGCAGTTCACCGCCACCTCGATGATCGGCATGATCGCCCTGGCCGGCATCATCGTGCGCAATTCCATCCTGCTGGTGGACTTCATCAACCAGCAGGTACGCGAGGGGATGGACTTCGAGGAGGCGGTGATCCGCTCCGGCGCGGTACGCGCCAAGCCCATCGTGCTCACCGGTCTGGCGGCCATGCTGGGGGCCTTCTTTATCCTGGACGACCCGATCTTCAGCGGCCTCGCCGTGTCGCTGATCTTCGGTATCTTCGTTTCCACCCTGCTGACGCTGGTGGTGATACCGGTGATGTACTATGCCTTCATGCGCAAGCGGCTGGACAGCATCATCAACGGGCCGGCGTAA
- a CDS encoding efflux RND transporter periplasmic adaptor subunit — translation MIGGLIALAGMGTAGAESPLPFEVATAESRTVVREVVVNGIIEAVQRATVSAQTSGRVVEVKFDVDDYVTKGDVLIRFRDTEQRAALKAAEARHAEAEAEFRRIKDIFEKQLVARSAFDRAEAAYKAARAGLEQAQEQLEHTVVRAPYSGIVVKRHIEVGELANPGQALMTGLSLERLRAVADVPQAYIDTLRSLSRARVLVPDGTGSVEGSKLTISPYADSVSHTFKVRVDLPPGQHGVYPGMFAKVAFVVGEEARLLVPAAAVVHRSEVTAVYVVGEGDRVALRQIRAGRTLPDGSVEVLAGLSAGERVALDPIRAGIHLKGKREGDGT, via the coding sequence ATGATCGGTGGGCTAATCGCCTTGGCCGGTATGGGGACGGCGGGTGCGGAGTCACCGCTGCCCTTCGAGGTGGCTACGGCGGAGTCGCGCACGGTGGTGCGCGAGGTGGTGGTGAACGGCATCATCGAGGCCGTGCAGCGCGCCACGGTGTCGGCGCAGACCTCCGGCCGGGTGGTCGAGGTCAAGTTCGATGTCGACGATTACGTCACCAAGGGCGATGTCCTGATCCGCTTCCGCGACACCGAGCAGCGCGCAGCCCTCAAGGCCGCCGAGGCGCGTCATGCCGAGGCCGAAGCCGAATTCAGACGCATCAAGGATATCTTCGAGAAACAGCTGGTGGCGAGGTCGGCCTTTGACCGTGCCGAGGCTGCCTACAAGGCCGCCCGCGCCGGCCTGGAGCAGGCGCAGGAACAGCTGGAGCATACCGTGGTGCGCGCCCCCTACAGCGGCATCGTGGTAAAACGCCACATCGAAGTGGGCGAGCTGGCCAATCCGGGGCAGGCCTTGATGACCGGACTGTCGCTGGAGCGGTTGCGTGCGGTGGCCGACGTGCCGCAGGCCTACATCGATACCCTGCGCAGTCTGTCGCGCGCCCGGGTGCTGGTGCCGGACGGCACGGGCAGCGTCGAGGGCAGCAAGCTCACCATCAGTCCCTATGCCGACAGCGTGTCGCACACCTTCAAGGTGCGCGTCGACCTGCCGCCCGGCCAGCACGGTGTCTATCCCGGCATGTTCGCCAAGGTGGCCTTCGTCGTGGGTGAGGAGGCTCGGTTGCTGGTGCCGGCGGCGGCGGTGGTGCATCGCTCCGAGGTGACTGCGGTATATGTGGTGGGCGAGGGTGACCGTGTCGCCCTGCGCCAGATCCGTGCCGGCCGCACCCTGCCGGATGGCTCGGTGGAGGTGCTGGCAGGCCTGTCCGCCGGCGAACGCGTGGCGCTGGACCCGATCCGCGCCGGCATCCATCTCAAGGGCAAGCGTGAGGGCGACGGCACATGA
- a CDS encoding methyl-accepting chemotaxis protein, whose translation MNKPSATRQMSVQAKINLALVLVFAAVMTASLMFAAGTEKRLVLEVVEQQTKDAADSYFDSINTMMLTGTMAQRDVLRKKILSRPGVIDARIVRGEPVTKMYGPGYDHQAPTDDFDRRALAGEAIIDVSDNGGGRVLTVINPILAEKDYRGTNCLMCHPVEENTVVGAVRISYSLKELDDEVNRNIFISAGIQLLLLVLGLVVMVYTVRRVVISRINAMRSTMETMARDEDLSRSVTIEAEDEVGAMGHAFNHMIDKFRQSLLSVSQATHSLTEVSDRVANVAEETLRVVMEQRSETDMVASAMNEMAATVQEVARNASQTAAASRGADDEAKAGAYVATEALGGIEVLIRDIENAAKVIQQVESDSANIGMVLDVIKGIAEQTNLLALNAAIEAARAGEQGRGFAVVADEVRTLASRTQKSTEEIQAMIERLQGGVRDAVRAMEAAQGRAQSGSEHVEKAAESLGMIAGEVATITDMNAQIATAAEEQSAVAEEINRNIASISHLADMTSEGAKQTSQSSEELVRLASELNRLIDEFKL comes from the coding sequence ATGAACAAGCCGTCCGCCACCCGACAGATGTCCGTGCAGGCAAAGATCAACCTGGCCCTGGTGCTGGTATTCGCCGCGGTGATGACCGCCTCGCTGATGTTTGCCGCCGGCACCGAAAAGCGGCTGGTGCTGGAAGTGGTGGAGCAGCAGACCAAGGACGCTGCCGACTCCTATTTCGACAGCATCAACACCATGATGCTGACCGGCACCATGGCCCAGCGCGATGTGCTGCGCAAGAAAATCCTCTCCCGTCCCGGCGTCATCGATGCGCGCATCGTGCGCGGCGAGCCCGTCACCAAGATGTACGGCCCCGGCTACGACCACCAGGCCCCGACCGACGACTTTGACCGCCGCGCCCTGGCCGGCGAGGCCATCATCGATGTCAGCGATAACGGTGGCGGCCGTGTGCTGACCGTCATCAATCCCATTCTGGCGGAGAAGGATTATCGCGGCACCAACTGCCTGATGTGCCACCCGGTGGAGGAAAATACCGTCGTTGGCGCGGTACGCATCAGCTATTCGCTCAAGGAGCTGGACGACGAGGTGAACCGCAACATCTTCATCTCTGCCGGCATTCAGTTGTTGCTCCTGGTGCTGGGGCTGGTGGTGATGGTCTATACCGTGCGCCGCGTGGTGATCAGCCGCATCAATGCCATGCGCAGCACCATGGAAACCATGGCCCGGGATGAGGATCTCAGCCGCAGCGTCACCATCGAGGCAGAGGACGAGGTGGGGGCCATGGGGCATGCCTTCAACCACATGATCGACAAGTTCCGTCAGAGTCTGCTTTCCGTGTCCCAGGCCACCCACAGCCTGACCGAGGTGTCCGACCGCGTTGCCAACGTGGCCGAGGAGACGTTGCGTGTGGTGATGGAACAGCGCAGCGAAACCGATATGGTCGCCTCGGCAATGAATGAGATGGCCGCCACGGTGCAGGAGGTGGCGCGCAATGCCAGCCAGACGGCGGCGGCCTCGCGCGGCGCCGACGACGAGGCCAAGGCCGGCGCCTATGTGGCCACCGAAGCGCTGGGCGGCATCGAGGTGCTGATTCGCGATATCGAGAATGCCGCCAAGGTGATCCAGCAGGTGGAGAGTGACAGCGCCAATATCGGTATGGTGCTGGATGTCATCAAGGGCATTGCCGAGCAGACCAACCTGCTGGCGCTCAATGCGGCCATCGAGGCCGCCCGTGCCGGCGAGCAGGGGCGCGGCTTCGCCGTGGTGGCCGACGAGGTGCGTACCCTGGCCTCGCGCACACAGAAGTCCACCGAGGAAATCCAGGCCATGATCGAGCGCCTGCAGGGCGGTGTGCGCGATGCGGTGCGGGCGATGGAGGCGGCCCAGGGGCGGGCACAATCCGGTTCCGAGCATGTGGAGAAGGCCGCGGAGAGCCTGGGCATGATCGCCGGCGAGGTGGCCACCATCACCGATATGAATGCCCAGATTGCCACGGCGGCGGAAGAGCAGAGTGCCGTGGCCGAGGAGATCAATCGCAACATCGCCAGCATCAGCCACTTGGCGGACATGACCTCGGAAGGGGCCAAGCAGACCTCGCAGAGCAGTGAGGAGCTGGTGCGTCTTGCCAGCGAGCTGAACCGCCTCATCGACGAGTTCAAGCTTTGA
- a CDS encoding PAS domain S-box protein — MDNSFHSSPPSATADEAGGLRQFAGAIDEAFWLAAGCRGKVVYSNPACARLWGRLFHDIPSFLATVHPEDVPQVEEWLAAGWPGLHGEYRIQQPDGTVRWVRSRSFPMHDEAGRVQHCATLSSDITEARQRESQTKQMSRALEQTADAVMITNREGVIEYVNAAFEDISGYSKAEVIGRTPALLRSGFQEPAFYGQMWKLLLNGLPFCDVFINRRKDGELYYEEKTITPVRDEQGNITHFVSTGKDITRRLLAQQRLHRVLHYDAMTGLANRILFVDRLGQALLQARRLGLAVGVLHVSFDLAALFGEGMERRTEERFQGLLARHLKEAVSEGDTVARLGRDEFAILHKEALSAQEMVPLAQRLRLEFAQPLRLEGYELFLTPAIGISRYPGDGTETEELLHKAALAMHQARERGAQYAFYRPEGPAGVHYTNG; from the coding sequence ATGGACAACTCCTTCCATTCATCGCCGCCTTCGGCGACAGCCGATGAGGCCGGCGGCCTACGGCAGTTTGCCGGTGCCATCGACGAGGCCTTCTGGTTGGCCGCAGGCTGTCGCGGCAAGGTGGTGTACAGCAATCCCGCCTGCGCCCGCCTGTGGGGGCGGCTGTTCCACGACATCCCCTCGTTTCTGGCCACGGTGCATCCTGAGGATGTGCCGCAGGTGGAGGAGTGGCTGGCCGCCGGCTGGCCCGGCCTCCATGGCGAATATCGTATCCAGCAGCCTGACGGTACGGTGCGCTGGGTGCGCAGCCGCAGCTTTCCCATGCACGATGAGGCCGGCCGAGTGCAGCACTGCGCCACCCTGTCCAGCGATATCACCGAGGCACGCCAGCGGGAGTCACAGACCAAGCAGATGTCCCGCGCCCTGGAACAGACGGCGGACGCGGTGATGATTACCAACCGCGAGGGGGTGATCGAGTATGTCAACGCGGCCTTCGAGGACATCAGCGGTTACAGCAAGGCCGAGGTGATTGGCCGTACCCCGGCGCTGCTGCGTTCGGGCTTTCAGGAGCCGGCCTTCTATGGACAGATGTGGAAGTTGCTGCTCAATGGCCTGCCGTTCTGCGATGTGTTCATCAACCGGCGCAAGGACGGCGAGTTGTATTACGAGGAAAAGACCATCACCCCGGTGCGGGACGAGCAGGGCAATATCACCCATTTCGTCTCTACCGGCAAAGACATCACCCGGCGTCTTTTGGCGCAGCAGCGCCTGCACCGCGTGCTGCACTACGACGCCATGACCGGCCTGGCCAACCGCATCCTGTTCGTCGATCGTCTTGGCCAAGCCCTGCTGCAGGCACGCCGCCTCGGCCTGGCGGTAGGAGTGCTGCATGTCTCTTTCGACCTCGCGGCGCTGTTCGGTGAGGGGATGGAGCGGCGCACCGAGGAGCGTTTTCAGGGCTTGTTGGCGCGCCACCTGAAAGAGGCAGTGAGCGAGGGTGACACCGTGGCGCGGCTCGGGCGCGATGAGTTCGCCATCCTGCACAAGGAGGCGCTGTCGGCGCAGGAAATGGTGCCGCTGGCACAGCGTCTCAGGCTGGAGTTCGCCCAACCCCTGCGGCTGGAGGGCTATGAGCTGTTCCTGACCCCGGCCATCGGCATCAGTCGCTATCCCGGAGACGGCACGGAAACCGAGGAACTGTTGCACAAGGCCGCGCTGGCCATGCATCAGGCGCGGGAGCGGGGGGCGCAATATGCGTTTTATCGCCCGGAGGGGCCGGCGGGCGTCCATTACACCAACGGCTGA
- the ettA gene encoding energy-dependent translational throttle protein EttA, which translates to MAQYVMSMLHVSKVVPPKRQIIKDISLSFFPGAKIGLLGLNGSGKSTVLRIMAGADKEFDGEVQWQSGVRIGYLPQEPQLDASKTVKEEVEAGLGEIAEARVKLEEIYAAYAEPDADFDKLAEQQAKYEAIIAAAGNDVEHQMEIAADALRLPPWDAKIEHLSGGEKRRVALCKLLLSKPDMLLLDEPTNHLDAESVEWLEQFLTRFPGTVVAVTHDRYFLDNAAEWILELDRGHGIPWKGNYSSWLEQKEERLEKEQKQIDAHMKAMKQELEWVRSNPKARQAKSKARLARFEELNSIEYQRRNETQEIFIPPGERLGDKVIEFKNVSKSFGDRLLIDDLSFQIPPGAIVGIIGPNGAGKSTLFKMIQGKEQPDAGSIDIGPTVKISAVDQSREGLENDKTVFEAISGGADILTVGRFEMPSRAYIGRFNFKGADQQKIVGNLSGGERGRLHLAKTLIQGGNVLLLDEPSNDLDVETLRALEDALLEFAGCVLVISHDRWFLDRIATHILACEGDSHWEFFAGNYQEYEADKKRRLGEEGAKPKRIRYKPISR; encoded by the coding sequence ATGGCCCAATACGTAATGTCCATGCTCCACGTGAGCAAAGTCGTCCCGCCCAAGCGGCAGATCATCAAGGACATCTCCCTGTCCTTCTTCCCCGGCGCCAAGATCGGTCTGCTCGGCCTCAACGGCTCGGGCAAATCCACCGTGCTGCGCATCATGGCCGGCGCCGACAAGGAGTTCGACGGCGAGGTGCAATGGCAGTCCGGCGTGCGCATCGGCTATCTGCCACAGGAGCCGCAGCTCGATGCCAGCAAGACGGTGAAGGAAGAAGTCGAGGCTGGCCTGGGCGAGATCGCCGAGGCGCGCGTCAAGCTGGAAGAGATCTACGCCGCCTACGCCGAACCCGATGCCGACTTCGACAAGCTGGCCGAACAGCAGGCCAAATACGAGGCGATCATCGCCGCCGCCGGCAACGACGTGGAGCACCAGATGGAGATCGCCGCCGACGCCCTGCGCCTGCCGCCCTGGGACGCGAAGATCGAACACCTGTCCGGCGGCGAGAAGCGCCGCGTCGCGCTGTGCAAGCTGCTGCTGTCCAAACCCGACATGCTGCTGCTCGACGAACCCACCAACCACCTCGACGCCGAATCGGTGGAGTGGCTGGAACAGTTCCTCACCCGCTTCCCCGGCACCGTCGTCGCCGTCACCCACGACCGCTACTTCCTCGACAACGCCGCCGAGTGGATCCTGGAACTGGACCGCGGCCACGGCATCCCCTGGAAGGGCAACTACTCCTCCTGGCTGGAGCAGAAGGAAGAGCGGCTGGAGAAGGAACAAAAGCAGATCGACGCCCACATGAAGGCGATGAAACAGGAACTGGAATGGGTGCGCTCCAATCCCAAGGCACGCCAGGCCAAGTCCAAGGCCCGCCTCGCCCGCTTCGAGGAGCTCAACTCCATCGAATACCAGCGCCGCAACGAAACCCAGGAAATCTTCATTCCGCCCGGCGAGCGCCTCGGCGACAAGGTCATCGAATTCAAGAACGTCAGCAAGAGCTTCGGCGACCGCCTGCTCATCGACGACCTCTCCTTCCAGATCCCGCCCGGCGCCATCGTCGGCATCATCGGCCCCAACGGCGCCGGTAAGTCCACCCTGTTCAAGATGATCCAGGGCAAGGAGCAGCCGGACGCGGGCAGCATCGACATCGGCCCGACGGTGAAGATCTCCGCCGTCGACCAGAGCCGCGAGGGGCTGGAGAACGACAAGACCGTGTTCGAGGCCATCTCCGGCGGCGCCGACATCCTCACCGTCGGCCGCTTCGAGATGCCGAGCCGCGCCTACATCGGCCGCTTCAACTTCAAGGGCGCCGACCAGCAGAAGATCGTCGGCAACCTGTCCGGCGGCGAGCGTGGCCGCCTGCACCTGGCCAAGACCCTGATCCAGGGCGGTAACGTGCTGCTGCTCGACGAACCGTCCAACGACCTGGACGTGGAAACCCTGCGCGCGCTGGAAGATGCATTACTGGAATTCGCCGGCTGCGTGCTGGTGATCAGCCACGACCGCTGGTTCCTCGATCGTATCGCCACCCATATCCTCGCCTGCGAAGGCGACTCACACTGGGAGTTCTTCGCCGGCAACTACCAGGAATACGAGGCCGACAAGAAACGCCGCTTGGGCGAGGAAGGCGCCAAGCCCAAGCGCATCCGCTACAAGCCGATCAGCCGCTGA
- a CDS encoding YhcH/YjgK/YiaL family protein: protein MILDTLDNADRYTALHPMFARAFDYLRHLPVQPPESGRLNLVGEHLVAIYSAVQGRARDAAQLECHRRYIDIQYVIAGCDEMGWAPLQDCHNPVAAFNSDKDIQFFHDTPHSWVTARAGSFCIFFPEDAHAPLISDGLIHKVVLKIEV, encoded by the coding sequence GTGATCCTCGACACCCTGGACAATGCCGACCGTTACACGGCCCTGCATCCGATGTTCGCCCGCGCCTTCGACTACCTGCGCCATCTGCCGGTGCAGCCGCCGGAGAGCGGGCGGCTCAACCTCGTCGGTGAGCACCTGGTGGCCATCTATTCGGCGGTGCAGGGGCGGGCGCGCGATGCCGCGCAGCTGGAATGTCATCGCCGCTATATCGACATCCAGTATGTCATCGCCGGTTGCGACGAGATGGGCTGGGCACCGCTGCAGGACTGTCACAATCCGGTGGCGGCGTTCAACAGCGACAAGGATATCCAGTTCTTCCACGACACACCGCATAGTTGGGTGACGGCCCGCGCCGGCAGCTTCTGCATCTTTTTCCCCGAAGATGCCCACGCCCCGCTGATCAGCGACGGGCTGATCCACAAGGTGGTTTTGAAGATTGAAGTGTAA
- a CDS encoding TrpB-like pyridoxal phosphate-dependent enzyme — protein sequence MAQTKILLDESEIPTHWYNIVADMPNAPAPVLGPDGKPITPDALAAIFPMSLIEQEVSAERWIPIPDKVREIYRLWRPSPMFRAHRLEQMLGTPARIYYKYEGVSPAGSHKPNSAIAQAYYNKEAGIKRLVTETGAGQWGSSLALAGQMFGLQVRIYMVKVSYEQKPFRRSMMQTWGAEVFASPTNMTNAGRSILEKDPTNPGSLGIAISEAVEEAASRADTNYALGSVLNHVILHQTVIGLEAKKQFEKVGDYPDMIFAPCGGGSNFGGAAFPFFADRAAGKNVRLVAVEPSSCPTLTRGHYAYDFGDSVGMTPLLKMYTLGHDFMPPSIHAGGLRYHGDNAIVSQLYNEGLIEAVAVPQVATFEAGVQFARAEGIIPAPESCHAIRACIDEALRCKESGEAKTLFFNLSGHGHFDMASYDKYFAGELEDYAYPEEAIRQALDHLPKVG from the coding sequence GTGGCCCAGACCAAGATTCTGCTCGACGAAAGCGAGATCCCGACTCACTGGTACAACATCGTCGCCGACATGCCCAACGCGCCGGCGCCGGTACTGGGCCCGGACGGCAAGCCGATCACTCCCGATGCGCTGGCGGCGATCTTTCCCATGTCGCTCATCGAGCAGGAGGTCTCCGCCGAGCGCTGGATTCCGATCCCGGACAAGGTGCGCGAGATTTACCGCCTGTGGCGCCCCTCGCCCATGTTCCGCGCCCACCGCCTGGAACAGATGCTGGGTACGCCGGCCAGGATTTACTACAAGTACGAGGGCGTCAGTCCCGCCGGCTCGCACAAGCCCAACTCCGCCATCGCCCAGGCCTATTACAACAAGGAGGCCGGCATCAAGCGCCTGGTCACCGAGACCGGCGCCGGCCAGTGGGGCTCGTCGCTGGCCCTGGCCGGCCAGATGTTCGGCCTGCAGGTGCGCATCTACATGGTGAAGGTGAGCTACGAACAGAAGCCGTTCCGCCGCTCCATGATGCAGACCTGGGGCGCCGAGGTGTTCGCCAGCCCCACCAACATGACCAACGCCGGCCGCAGCATCCTGGAGAAGGACCCGACCAACCCCGGCTCCCTCGGCATCGCCATCTCCGAGGCGGTGGAAGAGGCCGCCTCGCGCGCCGACACCAACTATGCCCTGGGTTCGGTGCTCAATCACGTCATCCTGCACCAGACCGTCATCGGCCTGGAGGCCAAGAAGCAGTTCGAGAAGGTGGGCGACTATCCGGACATGATCTTCGCCCCCTGCGGCGGCGGCTCCAACTTCGGCGGCGCGGCCTTCCCCTTCTTCGCCGATCGCGCCGCCGGCAAGAACGTGCGCCTGGTGGCGGTGGAACCCTCCTCCTGCCCGACCCTGACCCGCGGCCACTATGCCTATGACTTCGGTGATTCCGTCGGCATGACCCCGCTGCTCAAGATGTACACCCTGGGCCACGACTTCATGCCGCCATCGATCCACGCCGGCGGCCTGCGCTATCACGGCGACAACGCCATCGTCTCGCAACTCTACAACGAGGGGCTGATCGAGGCGGTGGCCGTCCCGCAGGTGGCGACCTTCGAGGCCGGCGTGCAGTTCGCCCGCGCCGAGGGCATCATCCCGGCGCCGGAGTCCTGCCACGCCATCCGCGCCTGCATCGACGAGGCGCTGCGCTGCAAGGAGTCCGGCGAGGCCAAGACCCTGTTCTTCAACCTGTCCGGCCACGGCCACTTCGACATGGCCTCCTACGACAAGTACTTCGCCGGCGAGCTGGAGGACTATGCTTATCCGGAAGAGGCCATTCGCCAGGCGCTCGATCACCTGCCCAAGGTCGGTTGA